From the Paludibacterium paludis genome, one window contains:
- a CDS encoding immunity 70 family protein, with the protein MTVGLKLGSITDEIGSDDFFHSFFSTISGNLESAGWGSRFPVLLNKLYQGELSQEWAADALDELEAIRKMFSELPVTDVIWDLEDRKKTPPWGDVISNDITDLSNYFVTSTGRPLFSVIRECLEELRDSGGVLKVVAY; encoded by the coding sequence ATGACTGTTGGGCTTAAGTTGGGTAGTATTACCGATGAAATTGGGAGTGATGATTTTTTTCATTCCTTCTTTTCTACTATTAGTGGAAATCTTGAGTCGGCTGGATGGGGGAGTCGGTTTCCAGTTTTATTGAATAAGCTCTATCAGGGGGAGCTGAGCCAGGAGTGGGCGGCAGATGCTTTGGACGAGCTGGAAGCCATTCGAAAGATGTTTTCAGAGTTGCCTGTTACGGATGTTATATGGGATCTGGAAGATAGAAAAAAAACACCTCCATGGGGTGATGTTATTAGTAATGATATTACTGATCTTTCAAATTACTTTGTCACATCAACTGGTAGGCCGCTTTTCTCAGTGATCAGAGAGTGCCTAGAGGAACTTCGCGATAGTGGCGGTGTCTTGAAGGTGGTTGCGTATTAG
- a CDS encoding ABC transporter ATP-binding protein encodes MSLLDVKNLQVSYGGIQAVKGIDFSIAKGELVTLIGANGAGKTTTLRTLVGMVKRSGGSIAFDGQDTAGIASYDFVRHGLVMVPEGRGIFGKLTVEENLLMGAYIRDDKAQIQVEMERVYELFPRLKERQRQLAGTLSGGEQQMVAMGRAMLSRPKLLLLDEPSMGLAPIIVQKIFEIIQMVAAEGVTMLLVEQNAKLALEISQRGYVMESGRITMEGEAASLLSDERVRNAYLGS; translated from the coding sequence ATGAGCCTTCTTGATGTCAAGAACCTGCAGGTTTCCTACGGTGGCATCCAGGCCGTCAAGGGGATCGATTTTTCCATCGCCAAGGGTGAGCTGGTCACCCTGATCGGCGCCAACGGCGCGGGCAAGACGACCACGCTGCGCACGCTGGTCGGCATGGTCAAGCGCTCGGGCGGCTCGATCGCGTTCGACGGTCAGGACACCGCGGGCATCGCTTCCTACGATTTCGTGCGCCACGGACTGGTGATGGTGCCGGAAGGGCGCGGTATCTTCGGCAAGCTGACCGTCGAGGAGAACCTCCTGATGGGCGCCTATATCCGCGACGACAAGGCGCAAATCCAGGTGGAAATGGAACGGGTCTACGAGCTGTTTCCGCGGTTGAAAGAGCGCCAGCGCCAATTGGCTGGTACACTATCGGGCGGGGAGCAGCAGATGGTGGCCATGGGCCGCGCGATGCTGTCCCGTCCCAAACTGCTCTTGCTGGACGAACCGTCGATGGGGCTCGCACCGATCATCGTCCAGAAAATCTTTGAAATCATCCAGATGGTGGCCGCCGAAGGCGTGACCATGCTGCTTGTCGAACAGAACGCCAAGCTGGCGCTCGAAATCAGTCAGCGCGGTTACGTGATGGAAAGCGGTCGCATCACCATGGAAGGCGAAGCGGCAAGCCTGCTCAGCGATGAACGGGTGCGCAACGCCTACCTGGGAAGCTAG
- a CDS encoding S1/P1 nuclease, whose translation MKTTLIAGLVGTGMLMSAGQALAWGQEGHRVTGYVAQSLLTTEARKQVAKLIPAADFSDLALYMDVHKSELKVTLPGSDTWHYTDLPVCKDDSEDPCPDGNCATVKIDEYAAVLADKKAPVAARRQALVFLLHMVGDIHQPLHAADHHDRGGNDIKLSGSGANNLHSFWDTAVVRNVLNGEDEQSWASEALSANMRNIATWQKGTAADWVNESNGYARDLTYAKLPGFSCGTEYTKSITLPRSYITASQDLVRSQLVKGGARIAYVINRALDKSVH comes from the coding sequence ATGAAAACAACCCTGATCGCCGGCCTCGTGGGCACCGGCATGCTGATGTCCGCCGGCCAGGCGCTGGCCTGGGGCCAGGAAGGCCACCGCGTCACCGGTTATGTGGCGCAGTCCCTGCTGACCACCGAAGCGCGCAAGCAGGTGGCCAAGCTGATTCCCGCCGCCGACTTCAGTGACCTTGCGCTCTACATGGACGTGCACAAGAGCGAATTGAAAGTCACCCTGCCCGGTTCCGACACCTGGCACTACACCGACTTGCCGGTCTGCAAGGACGATAGCGAAGACCCATGCCCGGACGGCAATTGCGCCACCGTGAAGATCGATGAATACGCCGCGGTCCTGGCCGACAAAAAGGCCCCGGTCGCCGCGCGCCGCCAGGCGCTGGTCTTCCTGCTGCACATGGTCGGTGACATCCATCAGCCCCTGCACGCGGCCGACCATCATGACCGTGGCGGCAACGACATCAAACTGTCCGGCAGCGGCGCCAACAATCTGCATTCGTTCTGGGATACCGCCGTGGTGCGCAATGTCCTGAATGGCGAAGACGAGCAGTCCTGGGCCAGTGAAGCGCTCTCCGCGAACATGCGCAATATCGCCACCTGGCAAAAAGGCACTGCCGCCGACTGGGTGAACGAGAGCAACGGTTACGCTCGCGACCTGACCTACGCGAAGCTGCCCGGTTTCTCCTGCGGCACCGAGTACACCAAGAGCATCACCCTGCCCAGGAGCTACATCACCGCCTCCCAGGATCTGGTACGCAGCCAGCTCGTCAAAGGCGGGGCCCGCATCGCTTACGTGATCAACAGGGCGCTGGACAAGTCGGTTCACTGA
- a CDS encoding competence/damage-inducible protein A: MNNGALIIGDELLSGKRQDKHLGELIRLLAMRGMRLHYAEYLGDDPERIAASLARAFASGDRVFSFGGIGATPDDHTRAAAARALGAPLELQPQAAALIEARFGDDARPNRIRMAEFPRGAAIIPNPVNTIAGFSVGHVHFVPGFPSMAWPMVEWVLDTHYRDAFNPDPDIEQTLVALDAREGDLIDLMEAYTARYPALRLSSLPSFGTEAIKTPHIEFGFTGQPALVGVALAEFARDLKARGYTLA; the protein is encoded by the coding sequence ATGAATAACGGTGCATTGATCATCGGCGACGAATTGCTGTCCGGAAAACGCCAGGACAAGCATCTTGGCGAACTGATCCGTCTGCTCGCGATGCGCGGCATGCGGCTGCATTACGCGGAGTACCTCGGGGACGATCCCGAGCGCATCGCCGCGTCGCTGGCGCGCGCCTTCGCCAGCGGCGATCGTGTGTTCAGTTTCGGCGGCATCGGCGCGACGCCGGATGATCACACCCGCGCGGCGGCGGCCCGTGCGCTGGGTGCGCCCCTGGAGCTGCAGCCGCAGGCCGCGGCCCTGATCGAGGCCCGCTTCGGTGACGACGCGCGGCCCAACCGCATCCGCATGGCGGAGTTCCCGCGAGGCGCCGCCATCATCCCCAATCCGGTCAACACCATCGCCGGCTTCAGTGTCGGACATGTGCATTTCGTGCCGGGTTTTCCGTCGATGGCCTGGCCGATGGTCGAATGGGTGCTCGACACCCATTACCGCGATGCCTTCAACCCCGATCCCGATATCGAGCAAACGCTTGTGGCGCTGGACGCGCGGGAAGGGGACCTGATCGACCTGATGGAAGCGTATACGGCCCGCTATCCGGCTTTGCGCCTGTCGAGCTTGCCGAGTTTCGGGACCGAGGCGATCAAGACCCCGCACATCGAATTCGGCTTCACCGGCCAGCCGGCGCTGGTCGGCGTGGCGCTGGCCGAATTCGCCCGCGACCTGAAAGCCAGGGGCTATACGCTGGCATGA
- a CDS encoding YdcF family protein, which produces MSATFSPDVLVHQLLGAFFLPPLAFILPILAGVAIWRRFPGAGRGLVLASVAAQYLLSTPAVSLWLNGALETSPPARVADVAATDAIVVLGGGKRHAPEYGRTELSADTLIRVKYGAWLARRTGKPLLVTGGAPLGGEPEARVMARTLAEDYGVNARWQEDASATTRENARFSAAILKPAGVRRIALVTQGWHLPRAAEAFRLEGFDVLPAPTGFIRHEGPALAMWIPRASAMSDSATALRERVGMIFYSLTAKRKPHE; this is translated from the coding sequence ATGTCAGCAACGTTCAGCCCCGACGTGTTGGTCCACCAACTCCTCGGGGCCTTTTTTTTACCTCCCCTGGCATTCATTCTTCCCATCCTCGCCGGCGTCGCCATCTGGCGCCGTTTCCCCGGGGCGGGCAGGGGCCTCGTTCTGGCGAGCGTCGCGGCACAATACCTGCTGTCGACGCCCGCCGTCTCCCTGTGGCTTAACGGCGCGCTCGAAACGTCGCCGCCGGCGCGAGTCGCCGATGTGGCGGCAACGGACGCCATCGTGGTGCTCGGCGGCGGCAAGCGCCATGCCCCCGAATACGGCCGTACCGAATTGTCCGCCGATACGCTGATCAGGGTGAAATACGGCGCCTGGCTCGCCAGACGCACCGGCAAACCCCTGCTGGTCACCGGCGGCGCGCCGCTGGGTGGAGAGCCCGAGGCGAGGGTCATGGCGCGCACCCTGGCGGAGGACTATGGCGTGAACGCGCGCTGGCAGGAGGACGCCTCGGCCACCACCCGGGAAAACGCCCGGTTCAGCGCTGCCATTCTGAAGCCGGCCGGCGTGCGGCGCATCGCGCTGGTGACCCAGGGCTGGCATTTGCCGCGCGCGGCGGAAGCCTTTCGTCTGGAAGGATTCGACGTGCTGCCGGCGCCGACCGGTTTCATTCGGCATGAGGGTCCGGCCCTGGCGATGTGGATCCCCCGGGCATCGGCGATGAGCGACAGCGCGACCGCCCTGCGCGAGCGGGTCGGCATGATTTTTTACTCCTTGACAGCGAAAAGGAAACCTCATGAATAA
- a CDS encoding ABC transporter permease subunit — MTMALDTNKKVGIFLVAAIVLATLPFLVGNALGNSWVRIIDFALLYVMLALGLNIVVGFAGLLDLGFIAFYAVGAYMYALLSSPHFGIHLPFYLTIPLGALCAAFFGVLLGTPVLRLKGDYLAIVTLGFGEIIRIFMNNLNSPVNITNGPQGINLIDPIKVGGLSMGETLEFAGLTFRSVYLYYYLFLFLTVGVVIMAWRLQHSRIGRAWVALREDDIAAAAMGINIRNIKLLAFGLGALSGGVAGGLFSSFQGFVSPESFGLLESIMILAMIVLGGMGHIPGVILGAVVLTVAPEVLRSVIGPLQMNTLGRMVIDPENARMLLFGLALVVMMLVRPEGMWPSKRRKAEFRHAKENAAQKGA, encoded by the coding sequence ATGACCATGGCACTGGATACCAATAAGAAGGTCGGCATTTTTCTTGTCGCCGCCATCGTGCTTGCCACCTTGCCGTTCCTGGTCGGCAACGCCCTGGGCAATTCGTGGGTGCGCATCATCGACTTCGCCCTCTTGTACGTGATGCTGGCCCTCGGCCTGAACATCGTGGTGGGCTTCGCCGGTCTGCTCGACCTGGGCTTCATCGCCTTCTACGCGGTGGGCGCCTACATGTACGCGCTGCTCAGCTCCCCGCACTTCGGCATTCATCTGCCGTTTTACCTGACCATTCCGCTCGGGGCGCTCTGTGCCGCCTTCTTCGGGGTGCTGCTGGGGACGCCGGTATTGCGTCTGAAGGGTGACTACCTCGCCATCGTGACCCTGGGGTTCGGCGAGATCATCCGGATCTTCATGAACAACCTCAACTCGCCGGTGAACATCACCAACGGCCCGCAAGGGATCAACCTGATCGATCCGATCAAGGTCGGCGGCCTGTCGATGGGGGAAACCCTGGAGTTCGCCGGCCTCACGTTCCGCAGCGTCTACCTTTATTACTATCTGTTCCTGTTCCTGACCGTCGGCGTGGTGATCATGGCCTGGCGCCTGCAGCATTCGCGCATCGGCCGCGCCTGGGTGGCGCTGCGCGAGGACGATATCGCGGCGGCGGCCATGGGCATCAACATCCGCAACATCAAGTTGCTGGCTTTTGGGTTGGGCGCCTTGTCGGGCGGCGTGGCCGGCGGGCTGTTCTCGTCGTTCCAGGGTTTTGTCTCGCCCGAATCGTTCGGCCTGCTCGAGTCGATCATGATCCTGGCGATGATCGTGCTGGGCGGCATGGGCCACATCCCCGGGGTGATCCTCGGCGCCGTGGTGCTGACCGTCGCGCCGGAAGTCCTGCGCAGCGTCATCGGTCCCTTGCAGATGAACACGCTCGGCCGCATGGTGATCGACCCGGAAAACGCCCGCATGCTGCTGTTCGGTCTCGCCCTCGTGGTGATGATGCTGGTTCGCCCGGAAGGGATGTGGCCGTCCAAGCGCCGCAAGGCCGAATTCCGCCACGCCAAAGAAAACGCCGCACAGAAGGGGGCATGA
- a CDS encoding branched-chain amino acid ABC transporter permease, whose protein sequence is MDTFLQQILNGLVLGSIYALIALGYTMVYGIMGLINFAHGEVVMVGAMVTISVISALTGMGVNLPGPALLLIGVMIAIPACMLLGFLIERVAYRPLRGAQRLAPLITAIGLSIVLQQLAILVWGRNYIPFPPVLEHNVVTFFGASITTLQIFIIVMCFAIMAGLLLLVERTRLGRAMRATSQNPAVAGLMGVNVNTIISATFVIGSALGAIAGVMVATNYDQAHYYMGFMIGLKAFTAAVLGGIGNLGGAVAGGILLGIIESLGAGYIGSLTGGFLGSNYQDIFAFMVLILVLIFRPSGLLGEKMADRA, encoded by the coding sequence TTGGACACTTTTCTGCAACAGATCCTGAACGGTCTCGTGCTGGGCAGCATCTATGCGCTGATCGCATTGGGCTACACCATGGTGTACGGGATCATGGGACTGATCAACTTCGCCCATGGCGAAGTGGTCATGGTCGGGGCGATGGTCACCATCTCGGTGATTTCGGCGCTGACCGGCATGGGCGTCAATCTGCCGGGTCCCGCGCTGCTGCTGATCGGCGTGATGATCGCCATCCCGGCGTGCATGCTGCTCGGCTTCCTGATCGAGCGCGTCGCTTACCGGCCGCTCAGGGGGGCGCAGCGCCTCGCGCCGCTGATCACCGCGATCGGCCTGTCGATCGTGCTGCAGCAGCTGGCCATCCTGGTCTGGGGGCGCAACTACATTCCGTTTCCGCCGGTGCTTGAACATAACGTCGTGACGTTCTTCGGCGCCAGCATCACCACCTTGCAGATCTTCATCATCGTCATGTGCTTCGCGATCATGGCCGGTCTGTTGCTGCTCGTGGAACGCACACGGCTTGGCCGGGCGATGCGCGCGACCAGCCAGAATCCGGCCGTCGCCGGCCTGATGGGCGTCAACGTCAATACCATCATTTCCGCCACGTTCGTGATCGGTTCGGCCCTTGGCGCGATCGCCGGCGTGATGGTCGCCACCAACTACGACCAGGCCCACTACTACATGGGCTTCATGATCGGCCTGAAAGCCTTCACGGCCGCCGTGCTCGGCGGTATCGGCAACCTGGGCGGCGCGGTCGCGGGCGGCATCCTGCTCGGCATCATCGAGAGCCTGGGGGCGGGCTATATCGGTTCGCTGACCGGCGGTTTTCTCGGTAGCAACTACCAGGACATCTTCGCCTTCATGGTGCTGATCCTGGTGCTGATTTTCCGTCCGTCCGGCCTGCTTGGCGAAAAAATGGCCGACCGTGCCTGA
- a CDS encoding IS1634 family transposase, with the protein MFVKITTSGGRRYIQLVESFRDENGRVKKRTVATLGRLDQLQGELHTVIQGLQKVSGIEPSVSDGPLSLSFESARAVGDLWALTELWQELGFDRLRQVFRRTRFKLDIEALLRIMVFNRLCDPESKLGVLRWLEGVSFPKLPLEAIDHQHLLRAMDALIEHREAVDDAVSGLLRPLLDQDLAVVFYDMTTIRAEGLSQHADDVRQFGMAKEGIVARQFMLGVVQTADGIPLYHEVFDGNTAEVTTLKPTIEKIVQRFPIKRVIAIADRGLLSTDNLTELQSITLPSGQPLEFILAVPGRRYADFVELLTPFQSDCCEPAMVEITGEVQWQGLRLIVAHNPETARDKGAQRDRTIADLERKAVEWSGKLDEQDAGKRSRGRKLSDGGARARFYHEVKEAHLAHIIKVDLKSELFSYSIDESALTHARLMDGKLLLATNTPELKPEQAIKRYKSLADIERGFRVLKSEIEIGPVYHRLPDRIRAHAQICFLALILYRVMRQRLHASQSGLSPERALSLLKRIQHHRATLPSSQTIEGLSSITDEQARILTAMGIAKPTKNEQLTLL; encoded by the coding sequence ATGTTCGTCAAAATCACCACCTCCGGCGGTCGCCGGTATATCCAACTGGTCGAGTCCTTCCGCGACGAGAACGGCCGTGTAAAGAAGCGCACCGTCGCCACGTTGGGACGACTAGACCAGCTGCAGGGCGAACTTCACACCGTCATCCAGGGATTGCAAAAGGTGTCGGGTATCGAACCCTCTGTTTCAGACGGGCCACTTTCTCTGTCGTTCGAGTCGGCGCGTGCGGTGGGGGATCTGTGGGCACTGACCGAACTGTGGCAGGAACTGGGATTTGACCGTTTACGGCAGGTATTTCGCCGTACCCGCTTCAAGCTCGACATCGAGGCGTTGCTGCGCATCATGGTGTTCAATCGCTTGTGCGATCCGGAATCCAAACTTGGCGTGCTGCGCTGGTTGGAGGGGGTGAGCTTCCCCAAGCTTCCATTGGAGGCTATTGACCATCAGCATCTCCTTCGAGCCATGGACGCGCTGATCGAGCACCGAGAGGCTGTTGACGACGCCGTATCCGGGTTGCTGCGCCCCTTGCTGGATCAGGATCTGGCGGTGGTGTTCTACGACATGACCACCATCCGGGCAGAAGGGCTGTCGCAACACGCGGATGACGTTCGCCAATTCGGCATGGCCAAAGAAGGGATTGTGGCGCGGCAATTCATGCTGGGAGTGGTGCAGACCGCGGACGGCATCCCGCTCTATCACGAAGTGTTCGACGGCAATACCGCCGAAGTCACCACCCTCAAGCCGACCATTGAAAAAATCGTGCAACGCTTTCCGATCAAGCGAGTCATTGCCATTGCGGACCGGGGCTTGCTGTCCACCGACAACCTGACCGAGTTGCAGTCGATTACCTTGCCCAGCGGCCAGCCGCTGGAATTCATCTTGGCGGTGCCGGGACGACGCTACGCGGATTTCGTGGAATTGCTGACGCCATTCCAGTCCGACTGCTGCGAGCCCGCCATGGTGGAAATCACGGGGGAGGTGCAATGGCAGGGGCTACGCCTAATCGTTGCGCACAATCCGGAAACCGCCAGAGACAAAGGCGCACAACGTGACCGAACGATTGCTGATCTGGAACGAAAAGCTGTCGAATGGAGCGGAAAGTTGGACGAACAGGACGCAGGGAAACGCAGTCGGGGACGCAAGCTCTCTGACGGTGGTGCCCGTGCCCGTTTCTATCATGAGGTCAAAGAAGCGCACCTGGCGCACATCATCAAGGTGGATCTCAAGAGCGAGCTATTCAGCTACAGCATCGATGAGTCGGCGCTCACCCATGCTCGGTTGATGGACGGAAAATTGCTACTGGCCACCAACACCCCCGAGCTAAAGCCGGAGCAGGCCATCAAACGCTATAAATCGCTGGCGGATATCGAGAGGGGTTTCCGTGTTCTTAAGTCGGAAATCGAGATTGGTCCGGTCTATCACCGGCTACCCGATCGCATCCGCGCGCACGCGCAGATCTGTTTCCTGGCGCTGATTCTGTACCGCGTCATGCGGCAACGGCTGCATGCCAGTCAAAGCGGACTCTCGCCGGAACGCGCCCTGTCATTGCTGAAACGCATCCAACATCATCGCGCGACGCTGCCGAGTAGCCAAACCATTGAGGGACTGTCTTCCATTACGGATGAGCAGGCCAGAATTCTAACCGCCATGGGGATCGCAAAACCGACGAAAAACGAGCAGCTGACCCTCTTGTAG
- the mmsB gene encoding 3-hydroxyisobutyrate dehydrogenase: protein MKHIAFIGLGNMGGPMAANLARGGFSVTAFDLSADALERVAAQGAHPASSAREACEGVDAVISMLPAGRHVESLYLGDEGLFRHLPPGTLVIDCSTIAAHTARRVAAEALRHGLRFLDAPVSGGTAGAAAATLTFMVGADAEDLETARPLLAAMGKNIFHAGQAGAGQTAKICNNMLLGILMAGTAEALALGVKNGLDPAVLSDIMSKSSGRNWALELYNPWPGVMDNAPASRGYTGGFMAELMLKDLGLAEETALASHAANPLGSLARNLYEMHVRQGHGKEDFSGILKTYRPD from the coding sequence ATGAAACACATCGCTTTTATCGGCCTTGGCAACATGGGCGGCCCGATGGCCGCCAACCTCGCGCGAGGCGGTTTTTCCGTTACCGCGTTCGACCTTTCGGCCGACGCGCTCGAGCGCGTCGCCGCCCAGGGAGCCCACCCGGCGAGCAGCGCAAGGGAGGCCTGCGAAGGCGTCGACGCGGTGATTTCGATGCTGCCGGCGGGAAGGCACGTCGAAAGCCTCTATCTGGGAGACGAAGGGTTGTTCCGCCACCTGCCGCCCGGCACATTGGTCATCGATTGCAGCACCATCGCGGCCCATACGGCGCGGCGCGTGGCCGCCGAGGCGCTGCGGCACGGCCTGCGTTTTCTGGATGCGCCGGTCTCGGGCGGCACGGCGGGCGCGGCGGCGGCCACACTGACCTTCATGGTCGGCGCCGACGCGGAGGATCTGGAGACGGCCCGCCCGCTTCTGGCGGCCATGGGAAAGAACATTTTTCATGCCGGACAGGCCGGCGCGGGACAAACCGCGAAGATCTGCAACAACATGCTGCTCGGCATTCTGATGGCGGGCACCGCGGAAGCCCTCGCGCTGGGCGTGAAAAACGGCCTCGATCCGGCGGTGCTGTCCGACATCATGAGCAAGAGTTCCGGCCGCAACTGGGCGCTCGAGCTGTACAACCCCTGGCCGGGGGTGATGGACAACGCGCCGGCCAGCCGCGGCTACACGGGAGGGTTCATGGCCGAACTGATGCTCAAGGATCTGGGCCTCGCCGAAGAGACCGCGCTGGCGAGCCACGCGGCCAATCCGCTAGGCTCCCTGGCCCGCAATCTGTACGAAATGCATGTCCGGCAAGGGCACGGCAAAGAGGATTTCTCGGGCATTCTCAAGACCTACCGACCGGACTGA
- a CDS encoding ABC transporter ATP-binding protein: MADVLLQIEGIHKRFGGLHALNNVGLTINKGEIYGLIGPNGAGKTTLFNVLTGLYQPDEGSFTFNGRNLFRAKPHVVVGTGIARTFQNIRLFAEMSALENVMVGRHIRSHAGALGAVLRDRRTRDEEAAIREKAWELLEYVGIADVAEERARNLSYGHQRRLEIARALATEPLLLALDEPAAGMNPRETDDLKALMAKIRDGGVTLLLIEHDVKLMMDLCDRIAVLDYGKKIAEGVPDVVRKDPKVIEAYLGAAHA, translated from the coding sequence ATGGCAGACGTATTGCTTCAGATCGAAGGCATCCACAAGCGCTTCGGTGGCCTTCATGCCCTCAACAACGTGGGCCTGACCATCAACAAGGGCGAGATTTACGGCCTGATCGGGCCGAACGGCGCGGGCAAGACCACGCTGTTCAACGTGCTCACCGGTCTTTATCAGCCCGATGAAGGCAGCTTCACCTTCAATGGCCGCAACCTGTTCCGCGCCAAACCGCATGTGGTGGTCGGCACCGGTATCGCGCGGACTTTCCAGAACATCAGGCTGTTCGCCGAAATGTCCGCCCTGGAAAACGTCATGGTGGGTCGGCACATCCGCTCCCATGCCGGCGCGCTGGGCGCCGTGCTGCGCGACCGCCGCACCCGCGACGAGGAGGCGGCGATCCGAGAGAAAGCCTGGGAACTCCTCGAGTACGTCGGCATCGCCGACGTGGCCGAAGAGCGCGCGCGCAACCTGTCCTACGGCCATCAGCGCCGGCTGGAAATCGCGCGGGCCCTGGCCACCGAACCCCTGCTGCTCGCGCTCGACGAGCCGGCGGCCGGCATGAACCCGCGCGAAACGGACGATCTGAAGGCCCTGATGGCCAAGATCCGCGACGGCGGGGTGACGCTGCTGCTCATTGAGCACGACGTAAAACTGATGATGGACCTGTGCGACCGCATCGCCGTGCTCGACTACGGCAAGAAAATCGCCGAGGGTGTGCCCGACGTGGTGCGCAAGGATCCGAAAGTCATTGAAGCCTATCTGGGAGCGGCGCACGCATGA
- a CDS encoding enoyl-CoA hydratase/isomerase family protein encodes MSEVVLFEERATTDGHRIGIATLNAERSLNALTLSMIRLLHDTLLRWENDPAVAAVVLRGAGEKAFCAGGDVRALREALLADPENRHPNPDAVAFFSEEYRLDYRLHTFGKPVVALGGGIVMGGGLGLLVGCSHRVVTPDTRIAMPEITIGLYPDVAGSWFLQRMPARLGLFLGLTGAPLNAHDALIANLADHVVPRPAFDAVIGALCKAGWSDEASANHASVSHLLNTFECAAHDALPPSPVARNLIAIHQLMNRGSLKAVARALASTAFEDPWMAAAARNFAEGCPTSAAVTWEIWRRARNLSLAEALRMELALSVNFCAAGEFSEGVRALLVDKDRSPQWQRATLDDVDAEWIERHFRSPWTADDHPLAHLV; translated from the coding sequence ATGAGTGAAGTCGTACTGTTCGAAGAGCGCGCCACGACGGATGGCCACCGCATCGGCATCGCCACCCTGAACGCGGAGCGTTCGCTCAACGCGCTCACGCTGTCGATGATCCGCCTGTTGCACGACACATTGCTGCGCTGGGAGAACGACCCGGCCGTGGCCGCGGTGGTGCTGCGGGGAGCCGGAGAAAAAGCCTTCTGCGCCGGCGGCGACGTGCGCGCGCTGCGCGAAGCCCTGCTGGCCGACCCTGAGAATCGTCACCCCAATCCCGATGCCGTGGCGTTTTTCAGCGAGGAATACCGACTGGACTATCGGCTGCACACCTTCGGCAAACCGGTCGTGGCGCTGGGAGGCGGGATCGTGATGGGGGGCGGCCTCGGGTTGCTGGTCGGCTGCAGCCACCGGGTGGTCACGCCGGACACCCGCATCGCCATGCCGGAGATCACCATCGGACTCTATCCGGATGTGGCCGGCAGCTGGTTCCTGCAGCGCATGCCGGCCCGTCTCGGTCTGTTCCTGGGTCTCACCGGCGCGCCGCTGAACGCGCATGACGCGCTGATCGCCAACCTGGCCGATCATGTCGTGCCGCGCCCGGCCTTCGACGCGGTCATCGGCGCGCTGTGCAAGGCCGGCTGGAGCGACGAGGCTTCCGCCAATCACGCTTCGGTGAGCCACCTGCTCAACACCTTCGAGTGCGCCGCCCACGATGCCTTGCCGCCCTCCCCGGTCGCGCGCAATCTGATCGCCATCCATCAGTTGATGAACCGGGGCAGCCTCAAGGCCGTGGCGCGCGCGCTGGCGTCCACCGCCTTCGAGGACCCGTGGATGGCCGCGGCGGCGCGCAATTTCGCCGAAGGGTGTCCGACCTCGGCCGCCGTCACCTGGGAAATCTGGCGTCGTGCTCGCAATCTGTCGCTGGCCGAGGCTCTACGCATGGAGCTCGCGCTGTCCGTCAATTTCTGCGCGGCCGGTGAGTTCAGCGAAGGGGTGCGCGCCTTGCTGGTGGACAAGGACCGTTCGCCCCAATGGCAGCGCGCGACGCTCGACGATGTCGATGCGGAATGGATCGAGCGCCATTTCCGCTCCCCCTGGACGGCGGACGACCACCCGCTGGCCCATTTGGTCTGA